The following proteins come from a genomic window of Pseudomonas cichorii:
- a CDS encoding cold shock domain-containing protein, with translation MGNRDTGTVKWFNTSKGFGFISRDSGDDIFVHFRAIRGEGHRVLVEGQRVEFSVMNRDKGLQAEDVIAALPRR, from the coding sequence CTGGGCAATCGCGATACTGGCACCGTGAAGTGGTTCAACACGTCCAAGGGCTTCGGCTTCATCTCCCGTGACTCGGGCGACGATATCTTCGTACACTTTCGCGCCATTCGCGGCGAAGGTCATCGCGTACTCGTCGAAGGCCAGCGTGTCGAGTTCTCCGTAATGAACCGCGACAAAGGCCTGCAGGCCGAAGACGTCATCGCCGCATTACCGCGCCGCTGA
- a CDS encoding proline--tRNA ligase, giving the protein MRTSQFLLATQKETPSDAVVVSHQLLLRAGMIRKLASGLYTWLPMGLRVLRKVEAIVREEMDAAGALEILMPGIQPAELWQESGRWEQYGPELMRLVDRHNRDFCLGPTHEEVITDLARNELNSYKQLPINMYQIQTKFRDEIRPRFGLMRGREFVMKDAYSFHADHASLQETYDRMHQAYSNVFTRLGLKFRPVEADNGSIGGAGSHEFHVLADSGEDDIVFSDGSDYAANIEKAEAVPREKARGAATEELRLVDTPDTKTIAQLVEGFNLPIEKTVKTLVVHAAEEGKLIALIIRGDHELNEIKATKLEQVANPLVMASEAELRDAIGAGAGSLGPLNLPLPCIIDRSVELMSDFAVGANIDDKHYFGVNWERDLPVPTVADLRNVVAGDPSPDGKGTLEIKRGIEVGHIFQLGTKYSEAMKCQVLGENGKPVNLSMGCYGIGVSRVVAAAIEQNSDENGIIWNDTLAPFHIALVPLRYETDAVREATDKLYAELKAAGFEVLLDDRDKKTSPGIKFADMELIGIPHRIVVSDRGLAEGNLEYKSRTESQPQAIAVADVLSFIQGRVKR; this is encoded by the coding sequence ATGCGCACCAGTCAATTTTTGCTCGCCACACAGAAAGAAACCCCTTCCGATGCAGTCGTGGTCAGCCATCAGCTGCTGCTGCGTGCTGGCATGATCCGCAAACTGGCTTCCGGCCTTTACACCTGGCTGCCCATGGGCCTGCGCGTATTGCGCAAGGTAGAAGCCATCGTTCGTGAAGAAATGGACGCTGCCGGCGCACTCGAAATCCTGATGCCGGGTATCCAGCCCGCAGAACTGTGGCAGGAATCCGGTCGCTGGGAGCAATACGGCCCCGAGCTGATGCGCCTGGTAGATCGCCACAACCGTGATTTCTGCCTGGGTCCGACCCACGAGGAAGTCATTACCGATCTGGCCCGCAACGAGCTCAACAGCTACAAGCAGTTGCCGATCAACATGTACCAGATCCAGACCAAATTCCGTGACGAGATCCGCCCACGCTTTGGCCTGATGCGCGGCCGCGAGTTCGTCATGAAGGACGCCTACTCCTTCCACGCCGATCATGCTTCGTTGCAGGAAACCTACGACCGCATGCATCAGGCCTACAGCAACGTGTTCACCCGTCTGGGCCTGAAATTCCGTCCTGTAGAAGCCGACAACGGCTCCATCGGCGGTGCTGGCTCCCATGAATTCCACGTGCTGGCAGACTCCGGTGAAGACGACATCGTGTTCAGCGATGGTTCCGACTACGCCGCCAACATCGAGAAGGCCGAAGCCGTACCTCGCGAGAAGGCTCGCGGCGCTGCAACCGAAGAGCTGCGTCTGGTGGATACACCTGACACCAAGACCATCGCGCAACTGGTCGAAGGCTTCAACCTGCCTATCGAGAAGACCGTCAAGACGCTGGTTGTCCACGCTGCCGAAGAAGGCAAGCTGATCGCGCTGATCATTCGTGGCGACCACGAACTCAACGAAATCAAGGCCACCAAGCTGGAGCAGGTCGCCAATCCGCTGGTGATGGCTTCCGAAGCCGAACTGCGTGACGCCATCGGTGCAGGCGCAGGCTCCCTGGGCCCGCTGAACCTGCCACTGCCGTGCATCATCGACCGTTCGGTCGAGCTGATGAGCGACTTCGCGGTCGGTGCCAACATCGACGACAAGCACTACTTCGGCGTCAACTGGGAACGCGACCTGCCTGTACCGACCGTTGCCGACCTGCGCAACGTCGTCGCCGGCGACCCGAGCCCGGACGGCAAAGGCACGCTTGAAATCAAGCGCGGCATCGAAGTCGGCCACATCTTCCAGCTGGGCACCAAGTACAGCGAAGCAATGAAGTGCCAGGTACTGGGCGAAAACGGCAAACCCGTCAACCTGTCCATGGGTTGCTACGGTATTGGCGTCTCCCGCGTCGTGGCCGCTGCCATCGAGCAGAACAGCGATGAAAACGGGATCATCTGGAACGATACCCTGGCACCTTTCCATATCGCCCTGGTTCCACTGCGCTATGAAACGGACGCTGTTCGCGAAGCAACCGACAAGCTGTATGCCGAGCTGAAGGCCGCAGGCTTTGAGGTTCTGCTCGATGACCGCGACAAGAAAACCAGCCCGGGCATCAAGTTCGCCGACATGGAGCTGATCGGTATTCCGCATCGCATCGTGGTCAGTGATCGCGGCCTGGCCGAAGGCAATCTGGAATACAAGAGCCGAACC
- a CDS encoding OprD family porin yields the protein MRVMKWSAIALAITAASAQMATAAPFVSDQSEAKGFVDGSTLDLKLRNYYYDRDKKNTTGPNRRDDKDWTQGLWVNYSSGYTQGTVGVGVEAFGYFGLKLDGQRKYSGSGNLVTSSDGTNEDSFGKGGGAVKFRVSKTELKVGDMQPANPVFGVGGSRLLPQTASGISLQSSELKGLDVEAGHFYSGTSQDDTSHSGGIFSAYSGVEAKSADYVGGKYALTDSLGVAFYAAKLEDIWNQYYGNVNYALPLSGDQSLAFDANIYRTVDEGSANAGSISNTTYSASAAYSFLAAHTVTIAFQKVNGDTPFDYIGIGDNNRPGDSIFLNNSVQYSDFNGPGERSWQVRYDLNMAPYGVPGLSFMTRYLNGDNIDGTGLAANSRYRNNDGTPIYGDNGKHHETNLEAKYVVQAGPAKDLSFRIRQAWHRGNDAQADGDVNEFRLIVDYPISVL from the coding sequence ATGAGAGTGATGAAGTGGAGCGCAATCGCACTGGCAATTACTGCAGCCAGCGCCCAAATGGCAACAGCAGCACCGTTCGTCAGTGACCAGTCTGAAGCCAAGGGCTTTGTAGATGGCAGCACTCTTGACCTGAAGTTGCGCAACTACTATTACGACCGTGACAAGAAAAACACCACTGGCCCTAACCGTCGCGACGACAAAGACTGGACTCAAGGTCTGTGGGTCAACTATAGCTCCGGCTACACCCAAGGCACCGTTGGCGTCGGCGTAGAAGCATTCGGCTACTTCGGCCTGAAACTGGACGGCCAGAGAAAATACTCCGGTTCCGGCAACCTGGTAACCAGCTCCGACGGCACCAACGAAGACAGTTTTGGTAAAGGCGGCGGCGCAGTCAAATTCCGCGTCTCGAAAACCGAACTGAAAGTCGGCGACATGCAACCTGCCAACCCGGTATTTGGCGTCGGCGGTTCCCGCCTCCTGCCTCAGACCGCCAGCGGTATCAGCCTGCAAAGCAGCGAGCTCAAAGGCCTTGATGTCGAAGCGGGTCACTTCTACTCCGGCACCAGCCAGGACGATACAAGCCACAGCGGCGGCATTTTCTCTGCGTATTCAGGCGTAGAAGCAAAATCTGCCGACTATGTAGGCGGCAAGTACGCACTGACCGATAGCCTGGGCGTAGCGTTCTATGCTGCGAAACTCGAGGACATCTGGAACCAGTACTACGGTAACGTGAACTACGCACTGCCTCTGAGCGGTGACCAGTCCCTGGCTTTCGACGCCAATATCTACCGCACTGTCGACGAAGGCAGCGCCAATGCAGGCTCGATCAGCAACACGACTTATTCCGCTTCCGCAGCCTACTCGTTCCTGGCAGCACACACCGTTACCATCGCCTTCCAGAAAGTCAACGGCGACACGCCGTTCGACTACATCGGTATTGGCGACAACAACCGCCCGGGCGACTCGATCTTCCTGAACAACTCCGTTCAGTACTCCGACTTCAACGGTCCGGGCGAAAGATCCTGGCAGGTTCGTTATGACCTGAACATGGCACCTTATGGTGTTCCAGGCCTGAGTTTCATGACCCGCTACCTCAATGGTGACAACATTGACGGAACCGGCCTGGCAGCCAACTCGCGCTATCGCAACAACGATGGCACTCCGATTTATGGCGACAACGGCAAGCACCACGAAACCAACCTTGAAGCCAAATACGTCGTACAAGCCGGCCCGGCCAAGGACTTGTCCTTCCGTATCCGTCAAGCATGGCACCGTGGCAACGATGCTCAGGCAGACGGCGACGTCAACGAGTTCCGCCTGATCGTCGACTACCCGATTTCGGTCCTGTAA
- a CDS encoding Dps family protein, with product MAIDIGISEEDRKSIVDGLSHLLADTYVLYLKTHNFHWNVSGPMFRTLHLMFEEQYNELALAVDSIAERIRALGFPAPGTYSTYARLSSIKEEEGVPSAEDMIRSLVQGQEAVVRTARSLFPLLDKASDEPTADLLTQRMQVHEKTAWMLRSMLESR from the coding sequence ATGGCAATCGATATCGGTATCAGTGAAGAGGATCGCAAATCGATCGTAGACGGTCTTTCGCATCTGCTTGCGGATACTTATGTACTTTACCTCAAGACTCACAACTTTCACTGGAACGTCAGTGGGCCGATGTTTCGCACACTGCACCTGATGTTTGAAGAGCAATACAACGAACTGGCACTGGCTGTCGATTCCATTGCCGAGCGTATTCGTGCTCTTGGCTTCCCGGCGCCAGGTACATATTCGACTTATGCTCGTCTGTCTTCGATCAAGGAAGAAGAAGGCGTGCCGAGTGCTGAAGATATGATCAGAAGTCTGGTTCAGGGCCAAGAGGCTGTTGTCCGAACGGCTCGTAGTCTTTTTCCTCTGCTGGATAAAGCAAGTGATGAGCCGACTGCAGATCTGTTGACCCAGCGCATGCAGGTTCACGAGAAGACTGCATGGATGTTGCGCTCGATGCTCGAATCCCGCTGA
- a CDS encoding HIT domain-containing protein has protein sequence MFVLDSRLKQDTLPVGDFPLCRLLLSNDSRYPWFILVPRRPDISEVFELEAQDQLQLWQETTVLSQILKDAFDADKLNVAALGNVVSQLHMHVIVRKRDDAAWPAPVWGKHPALPYTDEQFAAVLERLRPVLTQDFRFEGE, from the coding sequence GTGTTCGTTCTGGATTCACGTCTCAAGCAGGACACTTTGCCTGTCGGCGATTTCCCGTTGTGTCGGCTGCTGCTGTCCAATGATTCCCGTTACCCATGGTTCATCCTGGTGCCACGTCGCCCGGATATCAGTGAAGTCTTTGAGCTTGAGGCGCAGGATCAGTTACAGTTGTGGCAGGAAACCACCGTTCTGTCTCAAATCCTGAAGGATGCGTTCGACGCTGATAAACTCAATGTCGCGGCGCTGGGTAATGTTGTCAGTCAGCTTCACATGCACGTCATCGTTCGCAAGCGTGACGATGCTGCCTGGCCGGCGCCTGTATGGGGCAAACATCCGGCTCTTCCTTATACGGACGAGCAGTTCGCAGCGGTTCTCGAACGCTTGAGGCCGGTGTTGACGCAAGACTTTCGATTTGAGGGTGAATGA
- a CDS encoding SlyX family protein — MNLEERVMELESRLTFQEDTLQALNDVLVVQRRELDRLQLQMTAMLKRQEEMGSQFDTFVEDAPPPHY; from the coding sequence ATGAATCTTGAAGAGCGAGTCATGGAGCTGGAAAGCCGCCTGACCTTTCAGGAAGATACGCTTCAGGCGTTGAATGATGTGCTGGTGGTGCAGCGGCGTGAGCTGGATCGTCTGCAATTGCAAATGACTGCGATGCTCAAGCGTCAGGAAGAAATGGGCAGTCAGTTCGATACGTTCGTCGAGGACGCTCCGCCGCCTCACTACTGA